TGTTATGTACTTCATATTTTTCAATAATCAGCTGCTCAACTATATAGTGAGGGCGAGGTTTTTGATCCTGGAGATGCATCTTTAACCCCGTAATTTCTTCGTTGAGGGAAGCGACTTTATCCTTAAGATCGCGGATTTCACCCAGATGCTTGTGCAGTTTAAACCACTTCAGAATCCCCATGCCTGCCCCCTCCTTTAATTTAATGAATGCTCTATATACACCCTTCATATATTGGTTAATATATATTTTCAAAAACTAGTCCCATTTTAAGTGTATCAACCAACGGAAGAAATATGAGTAAAACAACGGAAAGGACTGGTGGACATTAAATTTTTTGCTCAGGAAATCAACCTTCCTCACTTCAAGGTCAACACAGCTGGACTCGGCTGTACCATCTCCTTTGGACAAAACAAAATCACTAGAAAGGTGGTATCGAATAAAGAACAGGAAGGATTTGGGGAACAGTTGGCAGATGGCGTGGTCATGGACGATTGCATTTCAATTATTCATGATGGTGATGGCGTCGATGGCGGAGGATAACAGCAAAAACAACCCCTTTTCTCAATTGGAGGAGGGGTTGTGCTTCATTTAATTTGAATGGGCTTATGATTTCTTCTGAACCTCCCCATTTTCACCTCAAGCAGCCCGTTTTTGAATTCTGCCTGGATATCACTTTCATTCACGGGCTCAGGAAGTGTAATAATTCGTTCAAACTCTCCGACATATCTTTCAGATTGAATCACTGTCATTTCCGGCTTTATTGGCTTTGCATTGCCTTTAACCAAGATCTGCTCTCCTGCAAAGGCCAATTCTACGTCCCCTTTTTGAATTCCCGGAAGCTCAACGACTACGTATAAATAATCCTTGCTTTTACTTAGCTCATACTTAGGAAAGTCAGCAGCCGGGTGAGCGTGCAGATCTTGGTGGGAATGGGTCTGTGGCTGAACTTGATTCGCCCGGGTATTTTCCTGCTGGAAATCCTGTATCATTTGTTTTCCATTATCTTCATTGAACACACCTTTCCAGAAATCCTGGCCCTGGAAAGACTGTGCCAATTCCATCCACTGCTTTAACTGCTTAGGATCGATAGGAGTCACCTCCACGGGAAGATTCCACATAAACAAGATTTACCTACATATACTTGGTAAATATAAAGGGGGGTTTGGGTTGGCTGCACCTTCTATAGTTATTAATATTTTCAATTTCAAAATTAATTCCTTTGAAAATGCTTCAGCCGTGAATGTAGGGCAGAATATCCTTGCAGAATGGCACAACTCGGATAAGAAAAATCAGGGGTTTGGCAGTAATTATGGAGACAGCAGTTCCTTTTCAGGCTTAAGAAACTTAGTGGATGATCGTGATGTGATCGATGACGCATCCATAACCAGGGAAACAGCAAAACCTTTAAATATTGAAAGGTGGGAAGAATCATAGTTATGTTTGCACCTTCTGTCGTCAACATTTTAGGTTTTAAAGTAAATGTACTCGACCGTTCTTCCACCATTGCTTTCGCCGGCCTTCAGCAGACGGACTTCTTTCTTTCCACGAAACGAAACATGGGCTTCGGGGAGCAGAACGGGGATCTTGCCTGCGTAAATGTGCCGATCAACTTCGTGGCGGATCCGGATGTATTAGATTCAAATTCCACTAAAGGGAGTGTCGTTTAATTATTGAGTGTACTTCTGAAAGGTCATGAAGCAAGGCACCTTCATTTAAGGAAGGTGCCTTGTTCCGTTTCATTAAATAAATCCGCCATTTACGCGTAACGTCTGACCTGTCACCCACTGGGACTCCTCACTGACGAGAAACTGGATAACATTGGCGATGTCTTCCGGCTCCCCTAATCGTTTAAAAGCATTCATCTGCTTCATGCCTTCGATTTGCTCCTTTGATTTATCAGCCGTAAAGAGTTCTGTGTTCACCGGTCCTGGGGCAACCGCGTTGATGGTGATCCCTTTATTCCCGAATTCTTTTGCCAGCTGGCGGGTGAACTGCTCTACAGCTCCCTTTGTTCCCGCATAAACACTGTACCCCGGAAACATCTGTCCATTAACAGAAGTAGAAATATTAATCACCCGTCCCCTGTCTTCCATTTCAGCCAATGCCTGTTGGCAGGCAAAATACGTTCCTTTCGCATTGACATTGAAATGCTTATCGTACTCTTCTTCGGTAAATTCGCTTAAAGGCTTTGTAGCCATCACGCCTGCATTGTTAACTAAGAAATCAATTCTTTCAAAGGCTCGCTTTGTTTCCACAAACAACTGCTTAATTTCCTCCACCTTGCCGACATCCGCTTTTACTGCAATGGCTTCTCCGCCGTTATCTTTAATGCCCCTTACGACTTCTTCCGCATGCTGAGGACTGCTGCTATAATTCACAGCTACCTTAATTCCAAGAGCAGCAAGCTGCTCTGCGATTTGTTTTCCAATACCTCTTGAAGCTCCGGTAACGATCGCCGTTTTTCCTGCTAATTGATTATTCATGGGTTTCCTCCTCTGAATATAATTCCTCGTTCAATCAAATACCAGACCTGTTCAAATTCCTGCTTAGTTTTTTCTTCCTTCCATTCATAAGCATGGGCAGGATGGTGAAACCGTTCTGTCGCATGAAAAACGGCTACTGCATTTTCCCGGCTCGTTTGAAAGCTTTGAAACTTCCGGGAGTTCATTCCTTCCTCGATGATGAAAGTAAGATGCTTGTAA
This Halobacillus salinarum DNA region includes the following protein-coding sequences:
- a CDS encoding Hsp20/alpha crystallin family protein: MWNLPVEVTPIDPKQLKQWMELAQSFQGQDFWKGVFNEDNGKQMIQDFQQENTRANQVQPQTHSHQDLHAHPAADFPKYELSKSKDYLYVVVELPGIQKGDVELAFAGEQILVKGNAKPIKPEMTVIQSERYVGEFERIITLPEPVNESDIQAEFKNGLLEVKMGRFRRNHKPIQIK
- a CDS encoding SDR family oxidoreductase: MNNQLAGKTAIVTGASRGIGKQIAEQLAALGIKVAVNYSSSPQHAEEVVRGIKDNGGEAIAVKADVGKVEEIKQLFVETKRAFERIDFLVNNAGVMATKPLSEFTEEEYDKHFNVNAKGTYFACQQALAEMEDRGRVINISTSVNGQMFPGYSVYAGTKGAVEQFTRQLAKEFGNKGITINAVAPGPVNTELFTADKSKEQIEGMKQMNAFKRLGEPEDIANVIQFLVSEESQWVTGQTLRVNGGFI